The Osmerus eperlanus chromosome 25, fOsmEpe2.1, whole genome shotgun sequence genome contains a region encoding:
- the taok3a gene encoding serine/threonine-protein kinase TAO3 isoform X2: MMPSSTRKGAAPKEPEPADLFFKDDPAEVFCDLHEIGHGSFGAVYFARNSYSNEVVAIKKMSYNGKQTTEKWQDIIKEVKFLEQLRHPNTIEYKGCYLKDNTAWLVMEYCLGSASDLLEVHKKPLQEVEIAAITHGALLGLAYLHSHNMIHRDVKAGNILLTEPGQVKLADFGSASIASPANSFVGTPYWMAPEVILAMDEGQYEGKVDIWSLGITCIELAERKPPLFNMNAMSALYHIAQNDSPTLQSNEWSDPFRSFVDYCLLKIPQDRPASGELLRHEFVRRERPPRVLLELIQRTKDAVRELDNLQYRKMKKILYQEKHHGPLGESLEEEEDSEQASCKMNSVGSNHSVPSTSLSTGSQSSSVNSIQEVLEDTMMHHDYDSSLETPPHDKMVATEQQYNWEDGLHREQSAELRSASSGRSSPAYNYKNQGRFATIKSASLVTKQIQEHEQENELREQMSGYKRMRRQHQKQLIALENKLKAEMDEHRLKLHKEVETQANNAYIELEKLAKRHAAHMDKEMKTASTDEKKFQQQIVGQQKKELTTFLDNQKKQYKLCKEKIKEEMNEDHSTPKKEKQERLSKHKENLQHSQAEEEATLLGQQRVFYDRNCRAFRRKVMIRRQEFEQEQIREELNKKKSQKEMEHAMLIRHDESSQELERRQLKTLQKLRMDLIRLQHQTELDNQIEYNNRRERELHRKHVLELRQQPKNLKAMELQIKKQFQDTCKVQTKQYKALRHHQIEVTPKSEHKAVLKALKEEQTRKLAILAEQYDQSINEMMASQALRLDEAQEAECQALRRQLHQEMELLSAYQSKIKMQTEAQHERELQKQEQKVSLRRAHLEQKIEEELASLQKERTDRIKSLLERQEREIDSFDMESIRLGFGHLGVLDYPKDDYR, encoded by the exons ATGATGCCCTCATCCACCAGGAAGGGGGCGGCGCCCAAGGAGCCGGAGCCGGCCGACCTGTTCTTCAAGGATGACCCTGCCGAGGTGTTCTGTGACCTGCACGAGATCGGCCATGGCAGCTTCGGGGCCGTGTACTTT GCACGTAACTCTTACTCCAATGAGGTGGTGGCCATCAAGAAGATGTCCTACAATGGCAAACAGACCACCGAG AAGTGGCAGGACATCATTAAAGAGGTCAAGTTTCTGGAACAGCTGCGTCACCCCAACACCATTGAGTACAAAGGCTGCTACCTGAAGGACAACACTgcctgg CTGGTGATGGAGTACTGCCTAGGCTCTGCGTCTGACCTGTTGGAGG TTCATAAGAAGCCTCTCCAAGAGGTTGAAATTGCTGCCATTACCCATGGTGCCTTGCTAGGACTGGCGTACCTACATTCCCATAATATGATTCACAG AGATGTGAAGGCTGGGAACATTCTGCTGACTGAACCAGGCCAGGTCAAACTGGCAGACTTTGGCTCCGCCTCCATAGCCTCTCCTGCCAACTCCTTTGTGGGAACACCTTATTG GATGGCCCCGGAAGTTATCTTAGCCATGGACGAGGGTCAATATGAGGGCAAAGTGGACATTTGGTCCCTGGGAATAACATGCATTGAACTAG CGGAGCGCAAGCCGCCACTTTTCAACATGAACGCCATGAGTGCCTTATATCACATCGCCCAGAACGATTCCCCCACGCTGCAGTCCAAcgagtg gtCAGACCCCTTCCGGAGCTTTGTGGACTACTGCCTACTCAAGATTCCTCAGGATCGGCCGGCGTCGGGGGAGCTGCTGCGA CATGAGTTTGTGCGTCGGGAACGGCCCCCCAGGGTGCTCCTGGAGCTCATCCAGAGGACCAAGGACGCGGTGCGGGAGCTGGACAACCTGCAGTACCGCAAGATGAAGAAGATCCTGTACCAGGAGAAACACCACGGCCCCCTGGGggagagcctggaggaggaggag gaCAGCGAGCAGGCCAGCTGTAAGATGAACAGCGTGGGCAGCAACCACTCTGTCCCCAGCACGTCCCTGAGCACGGGCAGCCAGAGCAGCAGTGTCAACAGCATCCAGGAAGTCCTGGAGGACACCATGATGCACCATGACTACGACAGCAGCCTGGAGACCCCTCCCCACGACAAGATGGTGGCCACG GAGCAGCAGTATAACTGGGAGGACGGCTTGCACAGGGAGCAGAGTGCGGAGCTGCGGTCCGCATCGTCCGGCCGGAGCAGCCCGGCCTACAACTACAAAAACCAGGGACGTTTCGCCACCATCAAGTCCGCCTCACTG GTGACCAAGCAGATCCAGGAGCATGAGCAGGAGAACGAGCTGCGGGAGCAGATGTCGGGCTACAAGCGCATGCGGCGGCAGCACCAGAAGCAGCTGATCGCCCTGGAGAACAAGCTGAAGGCGGAGATGGACGAGCACCGGCTGAAGCTGCACAAGGAGGTGGAGACGCAGGCCAACAACGCCTACATCGAGCTGGAGAAGCTGGCCAAGAGGCACGCGGCGCACATGGACAAGGAG aTGAAGACAGCCAGCACGGATGAGAAGAAGTTCCAGCAGCAGATCGTAGGGCAGCAGAAGAAGGAGCTCACCACCTTCCTAGACAACCAGAAGAAGCAGTATAAACTGTGCAAGGAGAAGATTAAGGAG GAGATGAACGAGGACCACAGCACCCCTaagaaggagaagcaggagcgtCTGTCCAAGCACAAGGAGAACCTGCAGCACTCCCAGGCCGAGGAGGAAGCCACCCTCCTGGGCCAGCAGAGGGTCTTCTACGACAGGAACTGCCGCGCCTTCCGGCGCAAGGTCATGATCCGGAGGCAGGAGTTCGAACAGGAGCAGATCCGGGAG GAGTTGAACAAGAAGAAGAGCCAGAAGGAGATGGAGCACGCCATGCTGATCCGCCACGACGAGTCCAGCCAGGAGCTGGAGCGCCGGCAGCTGAAGACCCTGCAGAAGCTGCGGATGGACCTGATCCGGCTGCAGCACCAGACGGAGCTGGACAACCAGATCGAGTACAACAACCGCCGCGAGCGCGAGCTGCACCGCAAGCACGTGCTGGAGCTACGGCAGCAGCCCAAGAACCTCAAG GCCATGGAGCTGCAGATAAAGAAGCAGTTTCAGGACACGTGCAAGGTGCAGACCAAGCAGTACAAGGCACTGAGGCACCACCAGATAGAGGTGACCCCCAAGAGTGAGCACAAGGCGGTGCTGAAGGCCCTGAAGGAGGAGCAGACTCGCAAGCTGGCCATCCTGGCCGAGCAGTACGACCAGAGCATCAACGAGATGATGGCCTCACAGGCG CTGCGCCTGGACGAGGCCCAGGAAGCAGAGTGCCAGGCGCTGAGGCGGCAGCTGCACCAGGAGATGGAGCTGCTCAGCGCCTACCAGAGCAAGATCAAGATGCAGACGGAGGCGCAGCACGAGAGGGAGCTGCAGAAGCAGGAGCAGAAGGTGTCCCTGCGCCGAGCTCACCTGGAGCagaag
- the taok3a gene encoding serine/threonine-protein kinase TAO3 isoform X1: MMPSSTRKGAAPKEPEPADLFFKDDPAEVFCDLHEIGHGSFGAVYFARNSYSNEVVAIKKMSYNGKQTTEKWQDIIKEVKFLEQLRHPNTIEYKGCYLKDNTAWLVMEYCLGSASDLLEVHKKPLQEVEIAAITHGALLGLAYLHSHNMIHRDVKAGNILLTEPGQVKLADFGSASIASPANSFVGTPYWMAPEVILAMDEGQYEGKVDIWSLGITCIELAERKPPLFNMNAMSALYHIAQNDSPTLQSNEWSDPFRSFVDYCLLKIPQDRPASGELLRHEFVRRERPPRVLLELIQRTKDAVRELDNLQYRKMKKILYQEKHHGPLGESLEEEEQDSEQASCKMNSVGSNHSVPSTSLSTGSQSSSVNSIQEVLEDTMMHHDYDSSLETPPHDKMVATEQQYNWEDGLHREQSAELRSASSGRSSPAYNYKNQGRFATIKSASLVTKQIQEHEQENELREQMSGYKRMRRQHQKQLIALENKLKAEMDEHRLKLHKEVETQANNAYIELEKLAKRHAAHMDKEMKTASTDEKKFQQQIVGQQKKELTTFLDNQKKQYKLCKEKIKEEMNEDHSTPKKEKQERLSKHKENLQHSQAEEEATLLGQQRVFYDRNCRAFRRKVMIRRQEFEQEQIREELNKKKSQKEMEHAMLIRHDESSQELERRQLKTLQKLRMDLIRLQHQTELDNQIEYNNRRERELHRKHVLELRQQPKNLKAMELQIKKQFQDTCKVQTKQYKALRHHQIEVTPKSEHKAVLKALKEEQTRKLAILAEQYDQSINEMMASQALRLDEAQEAECQALRRQLHQEMELLSAYQSKIKMQTEAQHERELQKQEQKVSLRRAHLEQKIEEELASLQKERTDRIKSLLERQEREIDSFDMESIRLGFGHLGVLDYPKDDYR; encoded by the exons ATGATGCCCTCATCCACCAGGAAGGGGGCGGCGCCCAAGGAGCCGGAGCCGGCCGACCTGTTCTTCAAGGATGACCCTGCCGAGGTGTTCTGTGACCTGCACGAGATCGGCCATGGCAGCTTCGGGGCCGTGTACTTT GCACGTAACTCTTACTCCAATGAGGTGGTGGCCATCAAGAAGATGTCCTACAATGGCAAACAGACCACCGAG AAGTGGCAGGACATCATTAAAGAGGTCAAGTTTCTGGAACAGCTGCGTCACCCCAACACCATTGAGTACAAAGGCTGCTACCTGAAGGACAACACTgcctgg CTGGTGATGGAGTACTGCCTAGGCTCTGCGTCTGACCTGTTGGAGG TTCATAAGAAGCCTCTCCAAGAGGTTGAAATTGCTGCCATTACCCATGGTGCCTTGCTAGGACTGGCGTACCTACATTCCCATAATATGATTCACAG AGATGTGAAGGCTGGGAACATTCTGCTGACTGAACCAGGCCAGGTCAAACTGGCAGACTTTGGCTCCGCCTCCATAGCCTCTCCTGCCAACTCCTTTGTGGGAACACCTTATTG GATGGCCCCGGAAGTTATCTTAGCCATGGACGAGGGTCAATATGAGGGCAAAGTGGACATTTGGTCCCTGGGAATAACATGCATTGAACTAG CGGAGCGCAAGCCGCCACTTTTCAACATGAACGCCATGAGTGCCTTATATCACATCGCCCAGAACGATTCCCCCACGCTGCAGTCCAAcgagtg gtCAGACCCCTTCCGGAGCTTTGTGGACTACTGCCTACTCAAGATTCCTCAGGATCGGCCGGCGTCGGGGGAGCTGCTGCGA CATGAGTTTGTGCGTCGGGAACGGCCCCCCAGGGTGCTCCTGGAGCTCATCCAGAGGACCAAGGACGCGGTGCGGGAGCTGGACAACCTGCAGTACCGCAAGATGAAGAAGATCCTGTACCAGGAGAAACACCACGGCCCCCTGGGggagagcctggaggaggaggag caggaCAGCGAGCAGGCCAGCTGTAAGATGAACAGCGTGGGCAGCAACCACTCTGTCCCCAGCACGTCCCTGAGCACGGGCAGCCAGAGCAGCAGTGTCAACAGCATCCAGGAAGTCCTGGAGGACACCATGATGCACCATGACTACGACAGCAGCCTGGAGACCCCTCCCCACGACAAGATGGTGGCCACG GAGCAGCAGTATAACTGGGAGGACGGCTTGCACAGGGAGCAGAGTGCGGAGCTGCGGTCCGCATCGTCCGGCCGGAGCAGCCCGGCCTACAACTACAAAAACCAGGGACGTTTCGCCACCATCAAGTCCGCCTCACTG GTGACCAAGCAGATCCAGGAGCATGAGCAGGAGAACGAGCTGCGGGAGCAGATGTCGGGCTACAAGCGCATGCGGCGGCAGCACCAGAAGCAGCTGATCGCCCTGGAGAACAAGCTGAAGGCGGAGATGGACGAGCACCGGCTGAAGCTGCACAAGGAGGTGGAGACGCAGGCCAACAACGCCTACATCGAGCTGGAGAAGCTGGCCAAGAGGCACGCGGCGCACATGGACAAGGAG aTGAAGACAGCCAGCACGGATGAGAAGAAGTTCCAGCAGCAGATCGTAGGGCAGCAGAAGAAGGAGCTCACCACCTTCCTAGACAACCAGAAGAAGCAGTATAAACTGTGCAAGGAGAAGATTAAGGAG GAGATGAACGAGGACCACAGCACCCCTaagaaggagaagcaggagcgtCTGTCCAAGCACAAGGAGAACCTGCAGCACTCCCAGGCCGAGGAGGAAGCCACCCTCCTGGGCCAGCAGAGGGTCTTCTACGACAGGAACTGCCGCGCCTTCCGGCGCAAGGTCATGATCCGGAGGCAGGAGTTCGAACAGGAGCAGATCCGGGAG GAGTTGAACAAGAAGAAGAGCCAGAAGGAGATGGAGCACGCCATGCTGATCCGCCACGACGAGTCCAGCCAGGAGCTGGAGCGCCGGCAGCTGAAGACCCTGCAGAAGCTGCGGATGGACCTGATCCGGCTGCAGCACCAGACGGAGCTGGACAACCAGATCGAGTACAACAACCGCCGCGAGCGCGAGCTGCACCGCAAGCACGTGCTGGAGCTACGGCAGCAGCCCAAGAACCTCAAG GCCATGGAGCTGCAGATAAAGAAGCAGTTTCAGGACACGTGCAAGGTGCAGACCAAGCAGTACAAGGCACTGAGGCACCACCAGATAGAGGTGACCCCCAAGAGTGAGCACAAGGCGGTGCTGAAGGCCCTGAAGGAGGAGCAGACTCGCAAGCTGGCCATCCTGGCCGAGCAGTACGACCAGAGCATCAACGAGATGATGGCCTCACAGGCG CTGCGCCTGGACGAGGCCCAGGAAGCAGAGTGCCAGGCGCTGAGGCGGCAGCTGCACCAGGAGATGGAGCTGCTCAGCGCCTACCAGAGCAAGATCAAGATGCAGACGGAGGCGCAGCACGAGAGGGAGCTGCAGAAGCAGGAGCAGAAGGTGTCCCTGCGCCGAGCTCACCTGGAGCagaag
- the taok3a gene encoding serine/threonine-protein kinase TAO3 isoform X3, with translation MMPSSTRKGAAPKEPEPADLFFKDDPAEVFCDLHEIGHGSFGAVYFARNSYSNEVVAIKKMSYNGKQTTEKWQDIIKEVKFLEQLRHPNTIEYKGCYLKDNTAWLVMEYCLGSASDLLEVHKKPLQEVEIAAITHGALLGLAYLHSHNMIHRDVKAGNILLTEPGQVKLADFGSASIASPANSFVGTPYWMAPEVILAMDEGQYEGKVDIWSLGITCIELAERKPPLFNMNAMSALYHIAQNDSPTLQSNEWSDPFRSFVDYCLLKIPQDRPASGELLRHEFVRRERPPRVLLELIQRTKDAVRELDNLQYRKMKKILYQEKHHGPLGESLEEEEQDSEQASCKMNSVGSNHSVPSTSLSTGSQSSSVNSIQEVLEDTMMHHDYDSSLETPPHDKMVATQYNWEDGLHREQSAELRSASSGRSSPAYNYKNQGRFATIKSASLVTKQIQEHEQENELREQMSGYKRMRRQHQKQLIALENKLKAEMDEHRLKLHKEVETQANNAYIELEKLAKRHAAHMDKEMKTASTDEKKFQQQIVGQQKKELTTFLDNQKKQYKLCKEKIKEEMNEDHSTPKKEKQERLSKHKENLQHSQAEEEATLLGQQRVFYDRNCRAFRRKVMIRRQEFEQEQIREELNKKKSQKEMEHAMLIRHDESSQELERRQLKTLQKLRMDLIRLQHQTELDNQIEYNNRRERELHRKHVLELRQQPKNLKAMELQIKKQFQDTCKVQTKQYKALRHHQIEVTPKSEHKAVLKALKEEQTRKLAILAEQYDQSINEMMASQALRLDEAQEAECQALRRQLHQEMELLSAYQSKIKMQTEAQHERELQKQEQKVSLRRAHLEQKIEEELASLQKERTDRIKSLLERQEREIDSFDMESIRLGFGHLGVLDYPKDDYR, from the exons ATGATGCCCTCATCCACCAGGAAGGGGGCGGCGCCCAAGGAGCCGGAGCCGGCCGACCTGTTCTTCAAGGATGACCCTGCCGAGGTGTTCTGTGACCTGCACGAGATCGGCCATGGCAGCTTCGGGGCCGTGTACTTT GCACGTAACTCTTACTCCAATGAGGTGGTGGCCATCAAGAAGATGTCCTACAATGGCAAACAGACCACCGAG AAGTGGCAGGACATCATTAAAGAGGTCAAGTTTCTGGAACAGCTGCGTCACCCCAACACCATTGAGTACAAAGGCTGCTACCTGAAGGACAACACTgcctgg CTGGTGATGGAGTACTGCCTAGGCTCTGCGTCTGACCTGTTGGAGG TTCATAAGAAGCCTCTCCAAGAGGTTGAAATTGCTGCCATTACCCATGGTGCCTTGCTAGGACTGGCGTACCTACATTCCCATAATATGATTCACAG AGATGTGAAGGCTGGGAACATTCTGCTGACTGAACCAGGCCAGGTCAAACTGGCAGACTTTGGCTCCGCCTCCATAGCCTCTCCTGCCAACTCCTTTGTGGGAACACCTTATTG GATGGCCCCGGAAGTTATCTTAGCCATGGACGAGGGTCAATATGAGGGCAAAGTGGACATTTGGTCCCTGGGAATAACATGCATTGAACTAG CGGAGCGCAAGCCGCCACTTTTCAACATGAACGCCATGAGTGCCTTATATCACATCGCCCAGAACGATTCCCCCACGCTGCAGTCCAAcgagtg gtCAGACCCCTTCCGGAGCTTTGTGGACTACTGCCTACTCAAGATTCCTCAGGATCGGCCGGCGTCGGGGGAGCTGCTGCGA CATGAGTTTGTGCGTCGGGAACGGCCCCCCAGGGTGCTCCTGGAGCTCATCCAGAGGACCAAGGACGCGGTGCGGGAGCTGGACAACCTGCAGTACCGCAAGATGAAGAAGATCCTGTACCAGGAGAAACACCACGGCCCCCTGGGggagagcctggaggaggaggag caggaCAGCGAGCAGGCCAGCTGTAAGATGAACAGCGTGGGCAGCAACCACTCTGTCCCCAGCACGTCCCTGAGCACGGGCAGCCAGAGCAGCAGTGTCAACAGCATCCAGGAAGTCCTGGAGGACACCATGATGCACCATGACTACGACAGCAGCCTGGAGACCCCTCCCCACGACAAGATGGTGGCCACG CAGTATAACTGGGAGGACGGCTTGCACAGGGAGCAGAGTGCGGAGCTGCGGTCCGCATCGTCCGGCCGGAGCAGCCCGGCCTACAACTACAAAAACCAGGGACGTTTCGCCACCATCAAGTCCGCCTCACTG GTGACCAAGCAGATCCAGGAGCATGAGCAGGAGAACGAGCTGCGGGAGCAGATGTCGGGCTACAAGCGCATGCGGCGGCAGCACCAGAAGCAGCTGATCGCCCTGGAGAACAAGCTGAAGGCGGAGATGGACGAGCACCGGCTGAAGCTGCACAAGGAGGTGGAGACGCAGGCCAACAACGCCTACATCGAGCTGGAGAAGCTGGCCAAGAGGCACGCGGCGCACATGGACAAGGAG aTGAAGACAGCCAGCACGGATGAGAAGAAGTTCCAGCAGCAGATCGTAGGGCAGCAGAAGAAGGAGCTCACCACCTTCCTAGACAACCAGAAGAAGCAGTATAAACTGTGCAAGGAGAAGATTAAGGAG GAGATGAACGAGGACCACAGCACCCCTaagaaggagaagcaggagcgtCTGTCCAAGCACAAGGAGAACCTGCAGCACTCCCAGGCCGAGGAGGAAGCCACCCTCCTGGGCCAGCAGAGGGTCTTCTACGACAGGAACTGCCGCGCCTTCCGGCGCAAGGTCATGATCCGGAGGCAGGAGTTCGAACAGGAGCAGATCCGGGAG GAGTTGAACAAGAAGAAGAGCCAGAAGGAGATGGAGCACGCCATGCTGATCCGCCACGACGAGTCCAGCCAGGAGCTGGAGCGCCGGCAGCTGAAGACCCTGCAGAAGCTGCGGATGGACCTGATCCGGCTGCAGCACCAGACGGAGCTGGACAACCAGATCGAGTACAACAACCGCCGCGAGCGCGAGCTGCACCGCAAGCACGTGCTGGAGCTACGGCAGCAGCCCAAGAACCTCAAG GCCATGGAGCTGCAGATAAAGAAGCAGTTTCAGGACACGTGCAAGGTGCAGACCAAGCAGTACAAGGCACTGAGGCACCACCAGATAGAGGTGACCCCCAAGAGTGAGCACAAGGCGGTGCTGAAGGCCCTGAAGGAGGAGCAGACTCGCAAGCTGGCCATCCTGGCCGAGCAGTACGACCAGAGCATCAACGAGATGATGGCCTCACAGGCG CTGCGCCTGGACGAGGCCCAGGAAGCAGAGTGCCAGGCGCTGAGGCGGCAGCTGCACCAGGAGATGGAGCTGCTCAGCGCCTACCAGAGCAAGATCAAGATGCAGACGGAGGCGCAGCACGAGAGGGAGCTGCAGAAGCAGGAGCAGAAGGTGTCCCTGCGCCGAGCTCACCTGGAGCagaag